A window of the Pedobacter frigiditerrae genome harbors these coding sequences:
- a CDS encoding DUF1543 domain-containing protein translates to MQTPRLFMILLGATPKGRNIEQHDIFFGIGTSVKELLPEMLAFWPEAKGKIHVDAYRIVNKVGNYKVEVIAKEEENKTEVRSLFFMNLGGYKRDEFEELHYKMLAVSDQKALAIKEAKETAFYKHVGFKGATSHIDDKFGVDVDDIFEIKDILSAETKGKYALKFSPADGLPEDEIFLGYLPLSKI, encoded by the coding sequence ATGCAAACTCCAAGGTTGTTTATGATATTATTGGGCGCTACACCAAAAGGAAGAAATATAGAGCAACATGATATATTCTTCGGCATTGGAACATCTGTAAAAGAATTATTGCCAGAGATGCTAGCTTTTTGGCCTGAGGCAAAAGGTAAAATCCATGTTGATGCTTATAGGATTGTTAACAAGGTTGGCAATTATAAGGTTGAAGTAATTGCTAAGGAAGAAGAAAATAAAACTGAAGTAAGAAGTTTGTTCTTTATGAATTTAGGCGGTTACAAAAGAGATGAATTTGAAGAACTTCATTATAAGATGCTAGCAGTTTCAGACCAGAAAGCACTTGCCATAAAAGAAGCCAAGGAAACAGCATTTTATAAGCATGTTGGCTTTAAAGGTGCAACATCTCACATAGATGATAAGTTTGGGGTAGATGTAGATGATATTTTTGAAATCAAGGATATTTTATCAGCAGAAACAAAAGGCAAGTATGCCTTAAAGTTTTCTCCTGCGGATGGTTTGCCAGAGGATGAAATCTTTTTAGGATACTTGCCTTTATCGAAAATATGA
- a CDS encoding low molecular weight protein-tyrosine-phosphatase, with product MKILMVCLGNICRSPLAEGVMRHLVNEQNLGWEIASAGTGNWHIGSAPDRRSVAVAKEFGYDISAQRARLFTSHLFDEFDHILVMDKNNYKDVLRLAKTDEHRKKVEFFLADQGEVIDPYHHSHLFEPVFKEVEARCKKLINQWK from the coding sequence TTGAAAATATTAATGGTTTGTTTGGGTAATATTTGTCGCTCGCCTTTGGCAGAAGGAGTGATGCGTCATTTAGTTAACGAACAAAATTTGGGTTGGGAAATTGCATCTGCTGGAACTGGAAATTGGCATATTGGCAGTGCCCCAGATAGGAGAAGCGTTGCTGTTGCAAAAGAATTTGGGTATGATATTTCTGCACAAAGAGCAAGGCTTTTTACTAGTCATTTATTTGATGAGTTTGACCATATTTTGGTCATGGATAAAAACAATTATAAGGATGTTTTAAGACTAGCCAAAACAGATGAGCACCGCAAAAAAGTTGAATTTTTCTTGGCAGACCAAGGCGAAGTTATCGACCCATATCACCATAGTCACTTATTTGAACCTGTATTTAAAGAGGTAGAGGCAAGATGTAAAAAGTTGATAAATCAGTGGAAATAG
- a CDS encoding Crp/Fnr family transcriptional regulator, with protein sequence MSPNFIQHLKKYISLNEDELQILSSYVKTISLKKKEFLLQEGQVCKANYFTERGLLRMYFINDKGVQQITQFALENWWIADYMSFTMQSPAHFYIQAVENAEVVVIEHHKQDELFKELPQLEKYFRIIIQRAYAASQMRFKYFYDYSKEENYRQFVSLFPEFVQRIPQYMLASYLGLTPEYLSELRKKV encoded by the coding sequence ATGTCACCAAATTTCATTCAACATTTAAAAAAATACATTTCCCTCAACGAGGATGAATTACAGATTCTATCATCTTATGTAAAAACAATTTCCTTAAAAAAGAAAGAATTTTTACTACAGGAAGGCCAAGTTTGTAAAGCCAATTATTTTACAGAAAGAGGTCTTTTAAGGATGTATTTCATCAATGATAAAGGAGTACAACAAATTACCCAGTTTGCTTTAGAAAACTGGTGGATAGCAGACTATATGAGTTTTACGATGCAGTCGCCAGCTCATTTTTATATTCAAGCTGTAGAAAATGCTGAAGTTGTTGTAATAGAACACCATAAACAAGATGAGCTATTTAAGGAATTGCCACAACTTGAAAAGTACTTCAGAATCATTATCCAACGTGCTTATGCTGCATCTCAGATGAGGTTTAAATACTTCTACGATTATTCTAAAGAAGAAAACTACCGCCAATTTGTTTCTCTATTCCCAGAGTTTGTTCAACGCATTCCACAATATATGTTGGCTTCTTATTTAGGTTTAACCCCAGAGTATTTAAGCGAATTAAGGAAGAAGGTTTAG
- a CDS encoding carboxymuconolactone decarboxylase family protein, whose protein sequence is METRINIGQLEPVAYKALMGLETYLAATTINKTHKELIKIRASQINGCAFCINMHTIDARKHGETEQRIYLLNAWREVANLYTEEERAILALTEEMTLIANGGVSYETYNKAKSIFDENQLAQIMMAIITINAWNRMAIATQLQPA, encoded by the coding sequence ATGGAAACTAGAATAAACATTGGTCAACTTGAGCCAGTAGCTTATAAAGCATTAATGGGTTTAGAAACTTATTTAGCAGCAACTACCATTAATAAAACTCATAAAGAATTAATTAAAATTAGAGCTTCTCAAATTAATGGCTGTGCATTTTGTATCAATATGCATACTATAGATGCTAGAAAACACGGAGAAACAGAACAACGTATTTATTTACTAAATGCTTGGAGGGAAGTTGCTAATCTTTATACAGAAGAAGAAAGAGCTATTTTGGCTTTAACCGAAGAAATGACTTTAATTGCAAATGGTGGTGTTTCTTATGAAACATACAACAAAGCAAAATCGATATTTGATGAAAACCAATTGGCTCAAATCATGATGGCAATTATAACGATTAATGCTTGGAATAGAATGGCGATTGCTACACAATTGCAACCTGCATAA